A genomic segment from Phragmites australis chromosome 6, lpPhrAust1.1, whole genome shotgun sequence encodes:
- the LOC133922463 gene encoding copper-transporting ATPase HMA4-like, which produces MEQNGESHLKEPLLPASDGGFGTSPAGASLRKQRKMRKVMFSVRGISCASCAVSIETVVAGLKGVESIQVSALQGQAVVQYRPEEIDARTIKEAIEDLNFEVDELQEQEIAVCRLRIKGMACTSCSESVELALQMVPGVKKAAVGLALEEAKVHYDPNVTSRDLIVEAVEDAGFGADLISSGDDVNKVHLKLEGVDSPEDTKLIQSVLESAEGVNNVEWDTVEQTIKVAYDPDVTGPRLLIQCIQDAAQTPKCFNAILHSPPKQREAERNHEIKNYRNQFLWSCLFSVPVFLFSMVLPMLSPFEDWLSYRLCNNLKIGMLLRWLLCSPVQFIVGWRFYIGAYHALKRGYSNMDVLVALGTNAAYFYSVYIVLKALTSDSFEGQDFFETSAMLISFILLGKYLEVVAKGKTSDALSKLTELAPETACLLTIDKDGNAISETKISTQLLQRNDVIKIVPGEKVPVDGVVIKGQSHVNESMITGEARPIAKKPGDRVIGGTVNDNGCIIVKATHVGSETALSQIVQLVEAAQLARAPVQKLADKISRFFVPTVVVAAFLTWLGWFIFGQFHLYPRQWIPKAMDSFELALQFGISVLVVACPCALGLATPTAVMVATGKGASQGVLIKGGNALEKAHKVKAIIFDKTGTLTVGKPSVVQTKVFSKIPLLELCDLVAGAEANSEHPLSKAIVEHTKQLREQYASQNDHMMESKDFEVHPGAGVSANVEGKLILVGNKRLMQEFEVTLSPEVEAYMSETEELARTCVLVAIDKTICGALAVSDPLKPEAGRVISYLNSMGISSIMVTGDNWATAKSIAKEVGISQVFAEIDPVGKAEKIKDLQMQGLTVAMVGDGINDSPALAAADVGMAIGAGTDVAIEAADIVLMKSSLEDVITAIDLSRKTLSRIRLNYVWALGYNVLGMPIAAGVLFPFTGIRLPPWLAGACMAASSVSVVCSSLLLQLYKKPLRVEDMPGPRDGSDLL; this is translated from the exons ATGGAGCAGAATGGAGAGAGCCACCTCAAGGAGCCACTTCTCCCGGCTTCTGATGGGGGTTTTGGCACTTCTCCCGCCGGGGCGTCTCTGCGGAAgcagaggaagatgaggaaggTCATGTTCAGTGTCCGGGGTATCTCCTGCGCTTCATGTGCCGTGTCGATAGAGACCGTCGTGGCGGGTTTGAAAGGAGTGGAGAGCATCCAGGTCTCCGCCCTTCAGGGCCAGGCTGTGGTTCAGTACAGGCCGGAAGAAATCGAT GCAAGAACCATAAAAGAAGCTATTGAGGACCTCAACTTCGAAGTTGACGaacttcaagaacaagaaattGCTGTGTGCAGGCTTCGGATAAAAGGAATGGCTTGCACAAGCTGTTCCGAATCTGTCGAGCTAGCACTTCAAATGGTACCTGGAGTGAAAAAAGCTGCAGTGGGGCTTGCCCTAGAGGAAGCTAAGGTCCACTATGATCCAAACGTCACCAGTCGTGATCTTATAGTTGAGGCTGTTGAGGATGCTGGGTTTGGGGCTGATCTCATTAGTTCTGGGGACGATGTGAACAAAGTGCATCTAAAACTTGAGGGTGTGGATTCTCCAGAAGATACCAAACTTATCCAGTCAGTGCTGGAATCTGCCGAAGGGGTGAACAATGTTGAATGGGACACAGTTGAGCAGACGATAAAAGTTGCATATGATCCTGATGTCACTGGTCCACGATTACTTATTCAGTGCATCCAGGACGCTGCACAGACCCCTAAATGCTTTAATGCTATCTTGCACTCACCACCAAAGCAAAGAGAAGCAGAGCGCAATCACGAAATTAAGAATTACAGGAACCAATTTCTCTGGAGTTGCCTGTTTTCGGTTCCTGTGTTCCTGTTCTCCATGGTTCTTCCTATGCTTTCTCCTTTTGAGGATTGGTTGTCTTATAGACTCTGCAACAACTTGAAGATAGGTATGCTACTGCGATGGTTGCTATGTTCCCCAGTCCAGTTTATTGTTGGTTGGAG ATTTTACATTGGAGCTTATCATGCACTCAAACGAGGATACTCAAACATGGACGTGTTGGTTGCTTTGGGAACAAATGCTGCCTACTTCTATTCCGTGTATATAGTTCTGAAAGCACTAACATCAGACTCATTTGAAGGGCAGGATTTTTttgaaactagtgctatgttgATATCTTTTATATTGCTGGGAAAATATCTGGAGGTGGTGGCAAAGGGAAAGACATCAGATGCTTTGTCAAAGTTGACGGAACTTGCACCAGAAACAGCTTGTCTTCTTACTATTGACAAGGACGGAAAtgccatttcagaaacgaagaTCAGCACCCAATTACTTCAAAGAAATGATGTCATTAAGATTGTACCTGGTGAAAAAGTCCCTGTTGATGGCGTAGTCATCAAAGGCCAAAGCCATGTCAACGAAAGTATGATAACTGGAGAAGCAAGGCCTATTGCAAAGAAACCAGGAGACAGG GTTATCGGGGGTACTGTAAACGATAATGGTTGCATAATTGTTAAGGCCACTCATGTTGGGTCAGAAACAGCTTTATCGCAAATAGTTCAGTTGGTTGAAGCTGCTCAACTTGCACGGGCTCCAGTGCAGAAATTGGCAGACAAGATTTCACGGTTTTTTGTTCCAACT GTCGTGGTGGCTGCATTTCTTACATGGCTTGGCTGGTTCATATTTGGACAATTTCACCTCTATCCTCGACAATGGATTCCAAAGGCCATGGATAGCTTTGAGCTGGCTTTGCAGTTTGGAATTTCTGTTCTAGTTGTTGCATGCCCATGCGCTCTGGGACTGGCTACACCAACTGCTGTTATGGTTGCCACTGGAAAAGGTGCTTCTCAAGGTGTTCTCATCAAGGGTGGAAATGCACTCGAGAAAGCTCACAAG GTTAAAGCTATCATATTTGATAAAACTGGAACCCTGACTGTTGGTAAACCTTCTGTCGTTCAAACAAAGGTCTTCTCGAAGATACCACTTCTAGAACTGTGTGATTTGGTTGCTGGTGCTGAG GCAAACAGTGAGCATCCTCTATCAAAAGCTATAGTTGAGCACACAAAGCAGCTCAGGGAACAATATGCATCTCAAAATGATCACATGATGGAATCGAAGGACTTTGAGGTGCATCCAGGAGCAGGGGTCAGTGCCAACGTCGAAGGCAAGCTAATTTTGGTTGGAAATAAAAGGCTCATGCAAGAATTTGAAGTTACATTGAGCCCTGAGGTGGAGGCATACATGTCCGAAACGGAAGAGCTTGCTAGGACCTGTGTGCTTGTTGCTATCGATAAGACTATCTGTGGGGCTCTTGCTGTGTCAGATCCTCTGAAGCCTGAGGCAGGCCGTGTCATTTCGTACCTTAACTCAATGGGCATCTCTAGTATcatggtgacaggtgataatTGGGCGACAGCAAAATCCATAGCAAAGGAAGTAGGGATCAGCCAGGTGTTTGCCGAGATTGATCCAGTTGGAAAAGCTGAAAAGATCAAGGACTTGCAG ATGCAAGGGTTGACGGTGGCAATGGTTGGCGATGGGATCAATGACTCGCCAGCCCTGGCCGCAGCAGATGTAGGCATGGCAATCGGCGCTGGCACGGACGTCGCCATCGAGGCCGCTGACATTGTCCTGATGAAGAGCAGCCTCGAGGACGTGATCACTGCCATCGATCTCTCACGGAAGACCCTCTCGAGGATCCGGCTGAACTACGTCTGGGCCCTGGGTTACAACGTCCTGGGCATGCCAATCGCAGCCGGCGTCCTGTTCCCGTTCACGGGCATCCGGCTGCCCCCATGGCTCGCCGGGGCCTGCATGGCCGCCTCGTCGGTGAGCGTTGTCTGCTCCTCGCTGCTCCTCCAGCTCTACAAGAAGCCGTTGCGCGTCGAAGACATGCCGGGTCCCAGGGATGGCTCGGATTTGTTGTAA